Proteins encoded within one genomic window of Pieris rapae chromosome 1, ilPieRapa1.1, whole genome shotgun sequence:
- the LOC123689266 gene encoding uncharacterized protein LOC123689266: protein MSSSFNCLNVWLVKNGLDLSVSKSSIVVFSKKRTTPVINVTFNGEPLPLQTKIKFLGVILDSKLCGLAHYEHVDMKCAQLLNIMKCLSGVWWGAHPFSMKLVYNALVRSVLDYGTFLLDGGSVLGSQKLDVIQSKALRIVTGVMKSSPTNALQVECCDPPLKLRRQFLSDRFLFKSMQFSNHPLHEKLHKLNNIIYTSRYWRHKSLPCLIISFRKFLTIHSRIYRSPSLPIFMTPFNSLILAPDIRYNIGVSKQDILETNIRFMSRVEEQNWNGWDYIFTDASKISVDDCVGVGLVHWQHKIVQKIKLPPEASVFTGECFSLLKALELIILLKSKRTIIFSDSKSALQTIEKFPFHMKPCYPIICEIRDKLFICSQRNYAIIFAWIPSHCGIKGNEKADQLAKEAIKDGDIVPYMNYCHDLAALPKTHLWESWNNVWLKSSEIKGKYYAEIQPRIPSKPWLFKVKSSKIVTSIISRMRLGHVCTPHHLARIRVVDSNICECGEDIGDLDHIFFACSQYDRTSFLNSLQLLHVPFPTKISCLLHYPLLYYNALSSFIINNNIKI from the coding sequence ATGTCTAGTTCATTTAATTGTCTTAATGTCTGGTTGGTTAAAAATGGCTTAGATCTCTCAGTGTCCAAAAGTTCAATTGTCGTATTTTCCAAAAAACGTACAACTCCTGTCATAAATGTGACCTTCAATGGTGAACCTTTGCcactacaaacaaaaattaaatttttaggaGTAATATTAGATTCAAAACTGTGTGGACTTGCCCATTATGAACATGTTGATATGAAATGTGCTCAGCTGCTTAATATCATGAAATGCCTCTCAGGTGTATGGTGGGGTGCTCATCCGTTTTCTATGAAACTTGTGTATAACGCTCTTGTAAGATCTGTCCTAGATTATGGAACATTTCTATTAGACGGTGGAAGTGTCTTGGGAAGCCAAAAACTTGATGTCATTCAGTCAAAAGCTTTAAGAATTGTGACAGGAGTGATGAAATCTAGCCCAACCAATGCTTTACAAGTAGAATGCTGTGATCCtcctttaaaattaagaagacAATTTCTAAGTGATCGATTCTTGTTCAAATCAATGCAGTTTTCTAACCATCCTCTACATGAAAAACTGCATAAAttgaacaatattatttatacatccCGTTACTGGCGTCACAAATCGTTACCATGTCTAATAATAAGTTTtcgtaaatttttaacaatacacAGCCGCATTTATCGATCTCCATCATTACCCATTTTTATGACACCGTTCAATTCTTTAATTCTAGCTCCggatataagatataatataggCGTCAGTAAGCAAGATATTCTGGAGACAAATATTCGTTTTATGAGTAGAGTTGAGGAACAAAATTGGAATGGCtgggattatatttttacagacGCCTCTAAAATCTCTGTTGATGATTGTGTTGGAGTTGGCCTAGTTCATTGGCAACATAAAAtagtacaaaaaattaaacttccTCCTGAAGCCTCGGTTTTTACCGGAGAATGTTTTTCTCTTTTAAAAGCTTTagaactaattattttattgaaatctaAAAGAACAATCATATTCTCAGACTCAAAAAGTGCActtcaaactattgaaaaGTTTCCTTTTCATATGAAACCTTGTTATCCTATTATTTGCGAAATACGTGACAAGCTTTTCATATGTTCTCAAAGAAATTACGCCATTATCTTTGCATGGATTCCAAGTCACTGTGGTATCAAAGGAAATGAGAAAGCCGATCAGCTTGCCAAGGAAGCTATAAAGGACGGAGATATAGTCCCATACATGAATTATTGTCATGATTTAGCTGCTCTTCCCAAAACCCATCTTTGGGAGTCATGGAATAATGTTTGGTTGAAAAGCAGCGAGATCAAGGGCAAATATTATGCTGAAATTCAACCCAGGATCCCCAGTAAACCATGGTTGTTTAAAGTGAAAAGTTCTAAAATTGTCACTTCTATTATTTCCAGAATGCGTTTAGGACATGTTTGTACTCCTCATCATTTAGCAAGGATTCGTGTTGTTGACAGTAATATTTGTGAGTGTGGAGAAGATATTGGTGACCTCGACCATATTTTCTTTGCTTGTTCCCAGTATGACCGCACCTCCTTTCTGAATTCCTTACAATTACTACACGTTCCGTTTCCGACTAAAATCTCCTGCCTTTTACATTAtcctttattgtattataatgcattatcttctttcataatcaataataatattaagatttaa